The genomic stretch GGGAACTGCTTTAACAATCtttcacatgtttacattttgacataacaatcataacttactgtaaacacactttttttggGTAGGATAGGTTAGTtcgttttttctgtattttttatcttaGTGCTTGCCTCTTAATATCAGGAACTAAGAAGCTAGCACTGCTGGCTAGTGTGGTGTCTAACTATGAAAACAATCTCCTCAGCAAGACCTATAAAAAActgcccctactgaaaaatccagcaaagaccagcataagctggtagctggttttagctggtttaaggtggcagtagctggtgtaAGCTGGTCCAACCagtctggcaaagctggtcaagctggtgggtcagctggtcttccagcatgaccagataagtccagctagaccaacttaaaaagtgaccaaaacacagctagaccaggttaaaaagtgaccaaaacacagctagaccagcttaaaaagtgaccaaaacacagctagaccatctgaaaaagtgaccaaaacacagctagaccagcttaaaaagtgaccaaaacacagctagaccagcttaaaaatgaccaaaacacagctagaccatctgaaaaagtgaccaaaacacagctagaccagcttaaaaagttaccaaaacacagctagaccagcttaaaaagttaccaaaacacagctagaccagcttaaaaaaatgaccaaaacacagctagaccagcttaaaaagtgaccaaaacacagctagaccagcttaaaaagtgaccaaaacacatctagaccagcttaaaaaatgaccaaaacacagctagaccagcttaaaaagtgaccaaaacacagctagaccagcttaaaaagtgaccaaaacacatctagaccagcttaaaaaatgaccaaaacacagctagaccagcttaaaaagtgaccaaaacacagctagaccagcttcctataccagcaataccagcaaaaaccaagctgggagacgaTGCTAAAACCATCTCACCAGCTTAAGATGGATTTTACAGTAGGGTGAACTTGCCTAAAATTCGGACTGTCGATCTTaaggtttcttaaaaactttGCGTTGGGTGCCATAATCCTCACAgatattgtgtgtctgtgatttttcctGTCGTCAAGGACAAAGCCGGCAACACCACATATAGGGacagtttcacagacagggattagactagtcctaaactaaaataaatgtaagagctgtccaaactgaaaacaacttgcactgacatatcttaaaatacatcagtgccctttgtttagtcttaaaatgcacacaagtaatacttttagtaagacatgtttgttaaatattttctaatgaaactaagttctagttctggcttaagctaatccctgtctgagaaaccaccccataaagttGATCCTGATTGGTCCCCTTCTGTGCATTCGAAGTGCTGATTAGCtcacgcagatagaaccttatagagCCAACTTAGAGTTCGATTTTGTAGatagaacctttttgtttttttaataaaacgtcccaaaatgtacaaaacttaaaataaaacatcacataatgtaaataagttgtcacagagtaagaatatgtgaataactcaattttgacaaaaatgttagatagaaccttataattccaaggggacgatATACCAGGTGACTGTTGTAAGTAGTTCTTTTTCCTTGCGTTTCTGTTCTTCCAGTTGGGTGTCTTTGCTGCGTACAGCACTGCGGGAGTCCTCCAGCTGGACCTCCAGATCTCTAACAGTGGCCTGCAGCTGAGCGGCCCTCTCCTCCACCTCCTCCAGCTATGAAGAACATTCATAAGAGGTTGTCAAAACACTGAATAACATTTACATCCATCCTTGCCAACAATTTTGTTTCAAGTACAAACATCAGAAACAATAACATCTTGGAAAAGAGATAAAGGGAGCCCTTTTAATTTCACTGTAAGCACCGATTGATTAATGCAAATGCTGTTGTAATCCTTCTTGCACACATCTCAAGCTGATGGCTGTGAAAAATAAGGTCTTAGTTTTACTGGCTGGGCATCAGAGAGCAACGTACCTTTTTGTGCTGAGCCTGATAGTCTTCCATTGTAGGGAGGTCAGCCAGATATCGCTCAAGAGTCTCGATCCGCTGCTGCTTCTCTCTGTTTTGATCCGATTCCTTCTGGCACTTCTTTTTCAGGCTGTTAATGTGCTTGTCCCGACTGCGTATCTttttaattaacaaaaaaacacCAGAAGATTAAAATTTAAACACCAGCTTTGGTTTTAAAGTGCATAAAGTGTAGAACAATGAAATGTGGAAATGTTTACCCTCTCCTCTTGTTTCTTTAGCTCCTCCGAGTGTTTCTCACTGCTCTCTTTTAAGATCTCATTCAGGCGTTGCATCTCCACCTCCACCCCAGCCAGTCTACGGTCCGCTTCCATTTTCTCCTTGGTAAAACAGTCGCTGCGCTCGGCAAACTGGGCTCGCAAAAAGGCGTTTTCCCTCTGGGCCTCCTGAAAAACAAAGGGTTTAAAGAAGCGAACTGAAGTTTTGATTGTGAATAAGAGAAAGGTCTGTAGACTGACCTGGAGTCTCAAAAGACACACGTCAGTGAAAGGAGCTCCACGTCCCATGACAGCGCTGTGCACCTGCAGCTCGCTCTCCCTGAGACGCTGCTCCAGCTGAGACATCTGCTGCTTCTGCCTGCAATGCAACCATAAATGCAGTTAATGCAGGAACCAGCACAGCTTCATTCCTCAATGTTGATGACTGATGAACGTAGCATAAAGCCTGGAGCATAGTCGGTTACAAGTACACGAACATATGCACACAAACAAAATCACAGCCTTCCAAAGCATAATTTATTTACGTGTACAAAGAAGTTCAACACATATgcattgtgacaaaatgcaatgcttcTCTTGGGCCGTTTGGTGCATGATGACACTCatatattctcattctggcataataatcaaggacttttctGCCGTAAtttggctgcaggaggcgcaatgatattacccaGTGCCCGAAAAccttgctattgaaagttactaaggggactattttcagctgtgtaatatcattgtgcctcctgcagccatgttacagcaacaaagtttattattaataaactttattatttattatcggcctagaaaatcccaacttttattttccgtcggtcttagtacacaatgtaactacagaagagtcaagttttaaataggaaaatacccaaactctttggttatttttgagcgtgatgctaatagtttagtcagattcaatggattgtgctaagctatggtAAAAGTGCTACAGCCTGACCCAGAGTTtggctgaatgaattccaaaatggtaaaaatcaaatatttaactggaaaattagtatattttcaaaaaaagtggagtgtccctttaagtatggGCAACCATGCTTGACAGTCACATAACTcacttttttaacttttaagcaagtaaattatgagaaaactACTTTTTATGTCTTTATGCACAGATTTACAGCAAAACTTGATCTAGGTCTTGGCATTACCTTTCAATGGTGAGATCTTTCTCTTTCAGCAAGTTCTCATTTGCTTTGATCACAGCCTCCCACTTGCCATTTTCTATGTGAGGAGCCGATGAATAAAGGGAGGCATATTGCCCACCTCCTCCTGTCATCAACTGCAACAAAGGAGGAAGTCTCAGTTTAAATGACTGATGTGTGACAACTAATAAATCTGTATCTTCTGTTTATAGTCTGAGATTAGCTGTACTGATCTGGTGCTGAATATAGAGCATACTAACAACTCCCACTGAACAACTCCAGGATAAGTTtgagataataataataattagatgggtgattctcacgaaaccattgaaacaccacggcattaatgattttagctttaaaatgtgtaaaaaagcatcagaattaacacaatactgtgttctaccttgcacaatgtgtgatttcaacataagaatttataattggaaattttatctcattttctgctgaaattctcattaccgcaatgtgtccggctgtgtttgaacatgccttatgttgtaatttaatcaaattaacacaaaaatattaagaaaaaaataaatggatgttttgctagactactttagatgacagaaaaaatatttactgaatattcatgtataataataatgaagaaaaattaggaaaatgatgtgtccatgcctgatgttctcatccttcgcaacactttttgagaacagtttaagcacacatacagaattttaataaagtttgattttgagtgaccaagcacatggaccagttacttcaagatggataccaggtaagatcattttttttacagttaatttgaaatattgtcttgtcagaatgcttacacgacattttgattatcattaccgcaacagatgcttattaaatgttaatttaattaatagaagcataatactttgattttaaatgcatgtgcagaatctccaaattatgttctttcaggtttgtcatgtcattttgaaaatatgtcagtgtttatgttttctgactgttgcggtaatgagattttttaggactaatttttaaaataatgttacaaaaagtgttaaatgataagtaaaagtttttaaattaatgttcccatttactccagactttgtttttcaatgtctggtgggaaaaaaagtaaatttaagcaatttttacatttccatgcttgacatttttaaaaccaagttttcgtgagaatcacccagatagCTATTTCAGTTTTTCATGACATATGAGCTGCAGCAAACCAGCTAAACTCGAACCTGCATTTGTTCCACCTGCAGACGCAGACTCTCGAGTTTCTGCTTCTGCTGCTGCCAGTTGGCAAGTTCACTACAGCGTTCCTGCAGTAAAGGATCATACGCTCCGGTGCCGGGTTGAGTTTGTAGGCCCTGAGGTACTGAAAACATCCTGGCAGAGGCACCCGAACATGGATGAACGTTCCTTTGGCCGTAAGGGTCTGTAGGACAGCCAAGACCCATCCTAGCTTCTGGTAGGACTTTATAGGTCTGATCCAGCGAGCCAGTATTGTCCGTAAGTCCTGTCATTTGCAGCTGCTGTCGTACATCAGGGGTAAGGCCCCCGAGCAGAGCCGACTGATTTAGCGTGGGCTCCATGGCAGGTACGTCAAACTTGTGGCCTTCATCCAGTCGTGTCTGATCTCCGGAGGGAAACAGCGAGTGGTCCAGGCAGTTCACTAGACTGCGATATCGACTCAGGCAATCAGGTTTAACTGCGGTCACGTCTAAATTTTCCTCATGTTGAGCGTCCAGATTGGGCGAGGATACGGATTTGGAGAGGGACGATTTGGAGCTGGACGAGCTGGAGGACGCACGGGCCTCATCAAAGGTGCGCGGCTTGAGCTTGGAGGCCAGAGCTCCGGCCGTGGAAGGCATGACATGGGCGGTGGGGATGGGAATCTGACTGCGGATGGGCTGGAAGGACGGACTGCTGCCGGTGCTGCAGAAATCTAAAATGGAAAGCGAAgtgagacacgagtgaaaccaAAGACAAGTTACCTCTTAAAGGAGCTGCATGAAGAAGTAAGGTCCCATAAAAAGTGACTTAAGAGCACCCGAGTGTTTTCTATAATTTTTCTTTTAGATAAAGTTAGAGggggaaaaaaattacttttcacATATCATGACAAACACAGTTGTTTTTAAATCCTTATTatattctatataatata from Misgurnus anguillicaudatus chromosome 10, ASM2758022v2, whole genome shotgun sequence encodes the following:
- the cep85 gene encoding centrosomal protein of 85 kDa, with product MPSTAGALASKLKPRTFDEARASSSSSSSKSSLSKSVSSPNLDAQHEENLDVTAVKPDCLSRYRSLVNCLDHSLFPSGDQTRLDEGHKFDVPAMEPTLNQSALLGGLTPDVRQQLQMTGLTDNTGSLDQTYKVLPEARMGLGCPTDPYGQRNVHPCSGASARMFSVPQGLQTQPGTGAYDPLLQERCSELANWQQQKQKLESLRLQVEQMQLMTGGGGQYASLYSSAPHIENGKWEAVIKANENLLKEKDLTIERQKQQMSQLEQRLRESELQVHSAVMGRGAPFTDVCLLRLQEAQRENAFLRAQFAERSDCFTKEKMEADRRLAGVEVEMQRLNEILKESSEKHSEELKKQEERIRSRDKHINSLKKKCQKESDQNREKQQRIETLERYLADLPTMEDYQAQHKKLEEVEERAAQLQATVRDLEVQLEDSRSAVRSKDTQLEEQKRKEKELLTTVTCLQNRVQESLEDGVRLPSLDIEKLREENTTLKEDQQRLKKVIEKQLRIMEQLGSQIRTLEEQISQEECSSQALREEVAEKEESLLQLHAAMKEVSAHNQELMEHNLTLQERLQGVEPSSLPDSNAPLLPGGARLTQMLYGEMAACLCDLRSLCNVLTQRAQGRDPNLSMLLGIATPPPVGDQQWEDWISPEGLQKKLLEAQQLRRDVEELRTTVSDRYAQDMGENCITQ